A single region of the Pseudomonas sp. B21-023 genome encodes:
- a CDS encoding DNA repair protein has product MNKGVYRHRCAWLMLALGASLAASASAETLEERLRTQLRSTTQQLQALQSEQAQASAARQAAEQQRDAALGQVRELTAQLAKARGQSEQLAGQQQAVHSQAQALVASSNEQLHKYKQAYDELLGMARAKESERAGLQAQLAERDGQVQQCQARNQQMYGVAKEMLAAFEKVDIADVMKMRQPFAGSARVRFEELAQAYGDRLYESQFDAPTGVTQ; this is encoded by the coding sequence ATGAACAAGGGAGTCTATCGCCATCGTTGCGCCTGGTTGATGCTGGCGCTGGGCGCAAGCCTGGCCGCCTCGGCGTCGGCCGAAACCCTCGAAGAGCGCCTGCGCACCCAGCTGCGCAGCACCACGCAACAGCTGCAGGCCCTGCAGAGCGAGCAGGCCCAGGCCAGCGCCGCCCGCCAGGCGGCGGAACAGCAACGCGACGCGGCCCTGGGCCAGGTGCGCGAGCTGACCGCGCAACTGGCCAAGGCGCGCGGCCAGAGCGAACAGCTCGCCGGCCAGCAGCAGGCCGTGCACAGCCAGGCCCAGGCGCTGGTGGCCAGCAGCAACGAACAACTGCACAAGTACAAGCAGGCCTATGACGAACTGCTGGGCATGGCGCGCGCCAAGGAAAGCGAGCGTGCCGGCCTGCAGGCACAACTGGCCGAACGCGATGGCCAGGTGCAGCAGTGCCAGGCGCGCAACCAGCAGATGTACGGGGTGGCCAAGGAGATGCTGGCCGCCTTTGAGAAGGTCGATATCGCCGATGTGATGAAGATGCGCCAGCCCTTTGCTGGCTCGGCCCGGGTCCGCTTCGAGGAACTGGCCCAGGCCTATGGCGACAGACTCTACGAAAGCCAGTTCGACGCCCCCACGGGCGTGACCCAGTGA
- a CDS encoding YbjN domain-containing protein: MTEVTLIETVSADSLTKLLQDAGCRVNRTEQNAVVQLLSASQGVGYAVRFGNRALNQEGEFLDFTFSCALRIQGELPAGLAERWNATRRFARLSVQGEFLVMEKDVVVADGVSEKHLLGSLLLWDRLLQEFIVYLRDYSRNVAETAPEQVASDAVSAS, encoded by the coding sequence ATGACCGAAGTCACCCTGATCGAAACCGTTAGCGCCGACTCCCTGACCAAGCTGCTGCAGGATGCCGGCTGCCGGGTCAATCGCACCGAGCAGAATGCCGTGGTGCAGTTGCTCAGCGCCAGCCAGGGCGTGGGTTACGCCGTACGTTTCGGCAACCGGGCGCTGAACCAGGAAGGCGAGTTCCTCGATTTTACCTTCAGTTGCGCGCTGCGTATCCAGGGCGAGCTGCCCGCGGGCCTGGCCGAGCGCTGGAACGCCACCCGGCGTTTCGCCCGCCTGTCGGTACAGGGCGAGTTCCTGGTAATGGAGAAGGACGTGGTGGTTGCCGACGGCGTCAGCGAGAAGCACCTGCTTGGCAGCCTGTTGCTGTGGGATCGCCTGCTGCAGGAGTTCATCGTCTACCTGCGTGACTACAGCCGCAATGTCGCCGAAACGGCGCCCGAGCAGGTGGCCAGCGATGCGGTGAGCGCTTCGTGA
- a CDS encoding peptidylprolyl isomerase: MTARTLWAGAGALAVVAVAVALALRPGDEPVAAARPASPATLVATDNGPVLARLGEQQVGSGELKALFAQLPEESRASLRGDRPALEAWIRARLAEKALYQQAEAQGWLQRPEIQVQTRAATEQIVLRDYLDSVSKVPDDYPTEAELKQAYEAGKAGLQLPARYRLSQIFLRVENPKDDEAVRKQAQALAKQAQAADADFGALAREHSQDAGTAANGGDTGLQALAQLLPEVRGVVPKLKVGSVSEPVQSAAGYHIIKLVEQQPPRAATFDEVAPRLRQVLRAQRQEQVAKAYVEGMFDTATLSIDGAALNQVLESSR, from the coding sequence GTGACGGCGCGAACCCTGTGGGCCGGCGCTGGCGCGCTGGCCGTTGTCGCGGTGGCAGTCGCCCTGGCCTTGCGCCCGGGCGACGAGCCGGTGGCAGCGGCGCGCCCGGCTTCGCCCGCCACCCTGGTGGCCACCGACAACGGCCCGGTGCTGGCGCGCCTTGGCGAGCAACAGGTGGGCAGCGGCGAGCTCAAGGCGCTGTTCGCCCAGTTGCCCGAAGAGTCCCGCGCCAGCCTGCGCGGCGACCGGCCGGCACTGGAGGCCTGGATCCGCGCCCGCTTGGCGGAAAAGGCCCTGTACCAACAGGCCGAGGCCCAAGGCTGGCTGCAGCGTCCGGAGATCCAGGTGCAGACCCGCGCGGCCACCGAGCAGATCGTCTTGCGCGACTATCTCGACTCGGTGAGCAAGGTACCCGACGACTACCCCACCGAAGCTGAGCTCAAGCAGGCCTACGAGGCAGGCAAGGCTGGTTTGCAACTGCCGGCACGCTATCGCCTGAGCCAGATCTTCCTGCGGGTGGAAAACCCCAAGGATGACGAGGCCGTGCGCAAGCAGGCCCAGGCCCTTGCCAAGCAGGCCCAGGCCGCGGATGCGGACTTTGGCGCATTGGCCCGCGAGCATTCGCAGGATGCCGGCACCGCCGCCAACGGCGGGGATACCGGCCTGCAGGCCTTGGCGCAACTGTTGCCGGAGGTGCGCGGGGTGGTGCCGAAACTCAAGGTGGGCAGCGTCAGCGAACCGGTGCAGAGCGCGGCGGGCTATCACATCATCAAGCTGGTGGAGCAACAACCGCCCCGGGCGGCGACCTTCGACGAGGTGGCCCCGCGTCTGCGCCAGGTGCTGCGCGCCCAGCGCCAGGAGCAGGTGGCCAAGGCCTATGTGGAGGGCATGTTCGACACTGCCACCCTCAGCATCGACGGCGCGGCGCTCAACCAGGTGCTGGAAAGCAGCCGCTAG
- a CDS encoding LysR family transcriptional regulator, protein MPIDLSRGRAPDTSVPVVRPQVPLALDEQTLNCFLVTARCGCFMQAARRLNLKPVALRKRLAALEARLGYSLFVNRNNNPVLSQQGERLQQVLQAREPVVPAPREASASVRLAVAEPLLQDLLGRNLINFVRQHAGMRLEVATLDGRQVPEQAADVALWLGDLDQGARSGCFADTTAEALATLEYLPHIAKRYAREVNRPTSLAHLQDYMLVQWQGEVGVQALTPWQTLLSTRSAGVTQIQDYEMYCQLIKCSASVGLLPHYAAHLDRGLLALPGLFREPMRRRVWLAVDERTEADPLVQVMVGAIRAAFEERREWFAGR, encoded by the coding sequence ATGCCTATCGATCTGTCCCGGGGGCGAGCCCCGGATACCAGCGTGCCCGTCGTTCGCCCCCAGGTGCCGCTGGCCCTGGACGAACAGACCCTGAACTGTTTTCTGGTCACCGCGCGCTGCGGTTGTTTCATGCAGGCGGCGCGGCGGCTCAACCTGAAGCCTGTGGCCCTGCGCAAGCGCCTGGCGGCGCTGGAGGCGCGCCTGGGCTACAGCCTGTTCGTCAACCGCAACAACAACCCGGTGCTCAGCCAGCAGGGCGAGCGCCTGCAGCAGGTGCTCCAGGCCCGCGAACCGGTGGTGCCAGCGCCGCGGGAAGCCAGCGCCAGTGTGCGCCTGGCCGTGGCCGAACCACTGCTGCAGGACCTGCTGGGCCGCAACCTGATCAACTTCGTGCGCCAGCATGCCGGCATGCGCCTGGAGGTGGCCACGCTCGATGGCCGCCAGGTACCCGAGCAGGCCGCGGATGTGGCGTTATGGCTGGGCGACCTTGACCAGGGCGCCCGCAGCGGCTGTTTTGCCGACACCACCGCCGAAGCCCTGGCCACCCTCGAATACCTGCCGCATATCGCCAAGCGCTATGCCCGCGAGGTCAACCGCCCGACCAGCCTGGCGCACCTGCAGGACTACATGCTGGTGCAATGGCAAGGCGAGGTCGGCGTGCAGGCGTTGACGCCCTGGCAGACGCTGTTGAGCACCCGCTCGGCCGGCGTGACGCAGATCCAGGACTACGAGATGTACTGCCAGCTGATCAAGTGCAGCGCCAGTGTCGGTTTGCTGCCGCACTACGCGGCGCATCTGGATCGTGGCCTGCTGGCCTTGCCGGGGTTGTTCCGCGAGCCGATGCGCCGGCGCGTGTGGCTGGCGGTCGATGAGCGTACCGAAGCCGATCCGTTGGTGCAGGTGATGGTCGGGGCGATCCGGGCCGCGTTCGAGGAACGCCGGGAATGGTTTGCCGGTCGTTAG
- the alkB gene encoding DNA oxidative demethylase AlkB, producing MIQSDLDLFDAHPQQLAAHTTLLPGFALAELEPLLDALRPVLRAAPFRHMQTPGGLRMAVALSNCGALGWVSDASGYRYSATDPVSGKPWPALPRVLVELASRAAAQAGFDGFVADACLINHYLPGTRLSLHQDRDEQDYAHPIVSISLGLPAVFLFGGLQRSDRTRRIPLNHGDVLVWGGEDRLRFHGVLPIKPGVHPRMGERRINLTLRKAG from the coding sequence ATGATCCAGTCCGATCTCGATCTGTTCGACGCACACCCCCAGCAGCTGGCCGCGCACACCACGCTGCTGCCAGGTTTCGCCCTGGCGGAGCTCGAGCCCCTGCTCGATGCCTTGCGCCCGGTGCTGCGCGCGGCGCCGTTTCGCCACATGCAGACCCCCGGCGGCCTGCGCATGGCCGTGGCGCTGAGCAATTGCGGCGCGCTGGGTTGGGTCAGCGACGCAAGCGGCTACCGTTACTCCGCCACCGACCCGGTCAGTGGCAAACCCTGGCCTGCCCTGCCCCGGGTGCTGGTCGAGCTGGCCTCGCGCGCCGCCGCCCAGGCCGGTTTCGACGGTTTCGTGGCGGATGCCTGCCTGATCAACCACTACCTGCCGGGTACCCGCCTGAGCCTGCATCAGGACCGCGACGAGCAGGACTACGCCCATCCGATCGTCTCGATCTCGCTGGGCCTGCCCGCAGTGTTCCTGTTCGGCGGACTGCAGCGCTCGGACCGTACCCGGCGCATCCCGCTGAACCACGGCGACGTGCTGGTGTGGGGCGGCGAGGACCGCCTGCGCTTTCATGGCGTGCTGCCGATAAAGCCTGGCGTTCATCCGCGCATGGGCGAACGGCGGATCAACCTGACACTGCGCAAGGCCGGCTGA
- a CDS encoding TonB-dependent siderophore receptor, whose amino-acid sequence MNPRAPLLASLTLGLFGQPLAAAQPLVLDETSITDAYLEERADGPVQGYRATRSATATRTDTDIRDTPQSIEVVPAQVLKDLNTTRIDRALDFAGGVSRQNNFGGLTFLNYSVRGFTTGELYKNGFAVNRGSYSAPDTSGIERIEVLKGPAASLYGRGDPGGLVNIVSKRPQAETFSTVNLSAGSWDRYRGTLDANAPLDSQGNLLGRVNLAVEDNGSFRDHVNSERRIVSPSLSWQLSPDTRLLLDTEFSRTESVFDRGIPAVNGQMGSVQRSAFMGEPNDGKIRNDNQTVDLALEHFLDDNWKLRLANHYTQGTLKGNSSEPQALVGNTLTRFYRERDFEWNDNITQAELHGQFELLGWQHQSLIGLEYENYRNSQKYPQSATLASYGLDIRNPVYGKPKPALTRANDFFERTESHALNLQDQIAFSERLRGLVGVRLERIEQTSQNRSSGISNSQAKDVATPRVGLLYQLTPQVGVFANASTSFKPNTIGTQGQVYKPEKGIGYETGLKLDLFDSRLGATVALFHIDKENVITTDALGESIAAGKARSQGLDLQFSGQLSEAVRVIGAYAYIDAEVTKGDASLPKGSDLLGIARNSGSVMGVYEFQNGALRGSDLGAAFNYVGERSGQAGSAFTLPSYSTVDLLAHYKASEQVTVGLNLNNLFDRKYYERSYNSSWVLPGEPRNVSVSLTLSL is encoded by the coding sequence TTGAACCCTCGCGCTCCCCTTCTGGCCAGCCTGACCCTGGGCCTGTTCGGTCAACCGCTCGCTGCGGCCCAACCCCTGGTGCTGGACGAAACCTCGATCACCGACGCCTACCTCGAAGAACGCGCCGACGGCCCGGTCCAGGGTTATCGGGCCACCCGCTCGGCCACCGCCACGCGCACCGACACCGATATCCGCGACACCCCGCAGAGCATCGAAGTGGTGCCGGCCCAGGTACTCAAGGACCTCAACACCACCCGCATCGACCGCGCCCTGGACTTTGCCGGCGGCGTGTCGCGGCAGAACAACTTCGGTGGCCTGACCTTTCTCAACTACAGCGTGCGCGGCTTCACCACAGGGGAGCTGTACAAGAACGGCTTCGCCGTCAACCGCGGCAGCTACAGCGCGCCCGACACCTCCGGCATCGAGCGCATCGAGGTGCTCAAGGGCCCGGCCGCGAGCCTCTATGGCCGCGGCGACCCCGGCGGGCTGGTCAACATCGTCAGCAAGCGGCCCCAGGCCGAGACGTTCAGCACCGTGAACCTGAGCGCCGGCAGCTGGGACCGTTACCGCGGCACGCTGGACGCCAACGCGCCGCTGGACAGCCAAGGCAACCTGCTGGGCCGGGTCAACCTGGCGGTGGAGGACAACGGCAGCTTCCGCGATCACGTCAACAGCGAGCGACGGATCGTCAGCCCGTCGCTGAGCTGGCAACTGTCGCCCGACACCCGCCTGCTGCTGGACACCGAGTTTTCCCGCACCGAATCAGTGTTCGACCGCGGCATTCCGGCGGTCAATGGCCAGATGGGCTCGGTGCAGCGCTCGGCGTTCATGGGCGAGCCCAACGACGGCAAGATCCGCAACGACAACCAGACCGTCGACCTGGCCCTGGAGCACTTCCTCGACGACAACTGGAAACTGCGCCTGGCCAACCACTACACCCAGGGCACACTGAAGGGCAACAGCTCCGAGCCCCAGGCCCTGGTCGGCAACACGCTCACGCGCTTCTACCGCGAGCGCGACTTCGAGTGGAACGACAACATCACCCAAGCCGAGCTGCACGGGCAGTTCGAGCTGCTCGGCTGGCAGCACCAGAGCCTGATCGGCCTGGAATACGAGAACTACCGCAACAGCCAGAAGTACCCGCAGAGCGCGACCCTGGCCAGCTATGGCCTGGACATCCGCAACCCGGTGTACGGCAAGCCCAAGCCGGCCCTCACCCGCGCCAATGACTTCTTCGAACGCACCGAAAGCCATGCCCTCAACCTGCAGGACCAGATCGCCTTCAGCGAGCGCCTGCGCGGGCTGGTCGGGGTACGCCTGGAGCGCATCGAGCAGACCTCGCAGAACCGCAGCAGCGGTATCAGCAACAGCCAGGCCAAGGATGTCGCCACGCCCCGCGTCGGCCTGCTGTACCAGCTGACGCCGCAGGTCGGCGTGTTTGCCAACGCATCGACGTCGTTCAAGCCCAACACCATCGGCACCCAAGGGCAGGTGTACAAGCCCGAGAAAGGCATCGGCTACGAGACCGGCCTGAAGCTCGACCTGTTCGACAGCCGCCTGGGCGCCACGGTGGCGCTGTTCCATATCGACAAGGAGAACGTCATCACCACCGATGCCCTGGGCGAGAGCATCGCGGCCGGCAAGGCGCGCAGCCAGGGCCTGGACCTGCAGTTCAGCGGCCAGCTCAGCGAGGCGGTGCGGGTGATCGGCGCCTATGCCTACATCGATGCCGAGGTCACCAAGGGCGATGCCAGCCTGCCCAAGGGCAGCGACCTGCTGGGCATTGCCCGTAACAGCGGCAGCGTGATGGGCGTGTATGAGTTCCAGAATGGCGCCCTGCGCGGTTCGGACCTGGGCGCGGCGTTCAACTATGTCGGCGAGCGCTCCGGTCAGGCCGGCAGCGCCTTCACCCTACCCTCGTACAGCACGGTCGACCTGCTGGCGCACTACAAGGCCAGCGAGCAGGTCACTGTGGGCCTGAACCTCAACAACCTGTTCGATCGCAAGTACTACGAGCGCTCCTACAACAGTTCATGGGTGCTGCCGGGCGAGCCGCGCAATGTCAGTGTCAGCCTGACGCTCAGCCTCTGA
- the ykgO gene encoding type B 50S ribosomal protein L36 — protein MQVLSSLKQAKRRHRDCQVVKRRGRIYVICKSNPRFKARQGGVKKKRG, from the coding sequence ATGCAAGTACTGTCCTCACTCAAGCAGGCCAAGCGCCGTCATCGTGACTGCCAGGTGGTCAAGCGCCGTGGTCGGATCTATGTGATCTGCAAGTCCAATCCGCGGTTCAAGGCCAGGCAGGGCGGGGTAAAGAAAAAGCGCGGGTAG
- a CDS encoding PepSY domain-containing protein, which translates to MKRQLYLWHRWLGIVACLFMALWFVSGVVMLYVGYPKLTTAEHLTHLPALPAGCCAELPAQWAEQPLKALRLTSLGGQPYYLLELADGRRVTLDAANGEPLANADAAWALANARQYAGSAALAYQGTLDEDMWTHSRALDSDRPLHRVQVDDAAGTWLYLSGRTGEVVRDASGRERAWNWVGAWLHWLYPLRGGLGFDNGWRTLVIGLSLLGTLMALMGIAVGILRLRLRKRYRSGSCSPYPGGWLRWHHIGGLLFGGVLVLWVFSGLMSMRPWGVTDSRSQIALQQAPLRATDLQLPIATALARLRDETGFAAVELQWQRLADVTYAVARSADGDSRILEAHAPPARTFSRERLRAAAQAMAPGVTVADDWQSAYDFHYFAREPQSMYGSQARPLPVLRLRFADAADTWAYLDPASGTLVASHDRAQRAGRWLFNLLHSWDWQPLLARPLLREGLIISLSSGGLVIALSGVVLGWRRLRRTLR; encoded by the coding sequence CTGAAACGCCAGCTGTACCTGTGGCATCGCTGGCTGGGCATCGTCGCCTGCCTGTTCATGGCGCTGTGGTTCGTCTCCGGAGTGGTCATGCTGTATGTCGGCTACCCCAAGCTGACCACGGCCGAGCACCTGACCCACCTGCCGGCCTTGCCGGCGGGATGCTGCGCCGAGTTGCCGGCGCAATGGGCTGAGCAGCCGTTGAAGGCGTTGCGCCTGACCAGCCTGGGCGGGCAACCGTACTATTTGCTGGAGCTGGCGGACGGTCGCCGCGTCACCCTCGATGCAGCCAACGGCGAGCCCCTGGCCAACGCCGACGCGGCCTGGGCCCTGGCCAATGCCCGGCAGTACGCCGGCAGCGCGGCATTGGCTTACCAAGGCACGCTGGACGAGGACATGTGGACCCACTCCCGGGCCCTGGACAGCGATCGCCCCTTGCACCGGGTGCAAGTGGACGATGCGGCCGGCACCTGGCTGTACCTGTCCGGACGCACCGGCGAGGTGGTGCGCGATGCGAGCGGCCGCGAGCGCGCCTGGAATTGGGTCGGTGCCTGGTTGCACTGGCTCTATCCGTTGCGTGGCGGCCTGGGCTTCGACAATGGCTGGCGCACCCTGGTGATCGGCCTTTCACTGCTCGGCACGCTGATGGCGCTCATGGGCATCGCGGTGGGCATCCTGCGCCTGCGGCTGCGCAAACGCTACCGCAGTGGGTCGTGCAGTCCCTACCCCGGGGGCTGGTTGCGCTGGCACCACATCGGCGGGCTGCTGTTCGGTGGGGTGCTGGTGCTGTGGGTGTTCAGCGGGTTGATGTCGATGCGCCCCTGGGGCGTGACCGACAGCCGCTCGCAGATCGCCTTGCAACAAGCGCCGCTGCGTGCCACCGACCTGCAACTGCCGATTGCCACAGCACTGGCCCGCTTGCGCGACGAAACCGGGTTCGCCGCAGTGGAGTTGCAATGGCAACGCCTGGCCGACGTCACCTATGCAGTGGCCCGCAGCGCCGACGGCGACAGCCGCATCCTTGAAGCACACGCCCCGCCGGCGCGTACCTTCAGCCGGGAAAGGCTGCGGGCGGCCGCGCAAGCGATGGCTCCGGGGGTGACGGTGGCGGATGACTGGCAGAGCGCCTACGACTTCCACTACTTCGCCCGCGAGCCGCAGAGCATGTACGGTTCCCAGGCGCGTCCACTGCCCGTGCTGCGCCTGCGCTTCGCCGACGCGGCGGACACCTGGGCCTACCTGGACCCTGCCAGCGGCACGCTGGTGGCCAGCCACGACCGGGCGCAACGTGCCGGGCGCTGGTTGTTCAACCTGTTGCACAGCTGGGATTGGCAACCGCTGCTGGCGCGGCCGCTGTTGCGCGAAGGGTTGATCATCAGCCTGAGTAGCGGCGGCCTGGTGATAGCCCTCAGTGGTGTGGTACTGGGCTGGCGACGCCTGCGCAGGACGCTTCGATAG